The nucleotide sequence CATCCCTTTACAGGCCATTGTGGGGGAATCGTTCGGTGAGTGTATCGACGAACTACTGCAAAACCTTGATATAAAAGGGATTTCATGACTTCTGGTTTCGCAATCTGCTACCTAAAGCTCGAGATTGAGGCTCGATTCAGCCGCGATCGGAAGATTTGATTTTAAGGATCTTTTTACAGAAGGGCGATCGCTGGCAGGATCGGAGCAGTCGTCGAACTGCTGTCAGATGAAAGCCCCAGCCTCCACCCCCACGCGCCCCTATCACGCGGTTCCGATTGAAGACTGCGGCGAGCCACTGGTCGAATTACCCTCCCAGATACAGCGGCTGGAGCCCCATCCCTATCGGGCTCTGGGGGCAGATTATCAGGGGCGATCGCCTTTCCAACTGCGCTCGGGGGCGGTGCGTCGCTTGGAGCGAGCTCAATTGGAACTGCAGCGGCTTCAGCCCGGTTGGCAATTGCTGATTTTTGATACCTATCGTCCCATTGCCGTGCAGCGTTTCATGGTGGAATACAGCTATCGACAGTTGTTGCACGCTCGGCAGCTAGACCCCGAGGAACTTTCAGAGCAACAGCACCAGCAGCTTGTGGATGAAGTGTTGGCTCTATGGGCTTGGCCCAGTTCCAATCCTGCCACACCGCCTCCCCACAGTACGGGAGCGGCGGTGGATTTGAGCTTGGTCGATGGATCGGGCTGCGAAGTGGAGATGGGCTCGCCCATTGACGAACTCTCGGAGCGATCGCACCCCGCTCATTTTGAGGGTAGCTCCGACCCCGACAGTCAGCGCTACCATTGCCACCGGCAACTGCTGCATCAGGTAATGGCGATCGCCGGATTCCAGCGCCATCCCAAAGAATGGTGGCATTTTTCCTATGGCGATCAGATGTGGGCGTGGCTATCTCGGCGCGAGGGAAGGTCGGAGGCGATCGCGATCTACGGTCGCGTTGAGTAGTCTTGCATCCCATTGCTGAGATCGAGCTTGTCTCTTAACGGAAGATGCAACTATCAGTGTCATCCTATGCCACCATAGGCACAGCAAGTTTTGCTTGAGTTGGAGGTTTTGGTATGTTCGAGTGCTGCTGCGATTGAGCCCAACACCTAATTCAACCTGAGTTCGATGGCTCTGTATGGCCCTCACCCCCAGCCCCTCTCCCAAACTTGATACTGCTGGCCAATTTAACATTTAGAAATATTGGCATGGTGCAAGTCCTCTGCATGGCCCTCACCCCCGGCCCCTCTCCCAAGTTTGGGAGAGGGGAGAAACAGCCGAAAATCCTTACGGGGCCTTGTTCCCCTGCCCCCAAAGTTGGGGGTAGGGGTTAGGGGAAGGGGGCCACAGGCATCTAGACAAATGGCCAATGTTTCGGAATATGAATTTCGCCAGCAGCATCAAACTTGGGGGAAGGGGTTAGGGGATGGGGGCCAGATACCTGTCGAACTGACGTTAATTCAGTAGCGGTCAACAATTAAAGGTGTTTTCTGTGGGACTGAATGCAAAGCAGCGCAAAACTCCGATCGCAATTTATGCAACGCCAACCCCTTCGGATGTGAAGTGGAGCGACATTGAGAAATTACTCTTGGCTTTAGGGGCTGAAATGGCGGAAGGACGAGGCTCGCGAGTTCGATATGCCCTGAATGGCAAGCGAGCTGTCTTTCACAGACCTCATCCACAACCAACAACTGACAAAGGAGCGCTGCGTTCTGTTCGACAGTTTTTATCGAATGCTGGGATTTAGGCACTGGTTCCGTTGGATGTGATGAATAGCTCCAAACGGTTGCTATCAAAGGATCTTAGCGTTTTTGGTGGTGAATAGCTGTAATCCTTGCTCTAAAGGCGTTTGATTGATTTTCCCTGTCAAGCTGAACCAGTGCCCTGGAGACTGGAGCTGGGATTAATCCACCGGACCAATCACGATATCGAGGCGGCGACCTTCAATTAAAATGCCGCCATCGCCTACTAGCATGACCGAAATCCACTTCGAACCGGGGCGGATGGGGGCATCGGCACGGCGGAAAATGCCGCCTGCTTGAAGGGGCTGCAGGGGAAGGGGAGGGCTATCGAGATAAGTCTCTGGAGTAATCGGCTCTTCGAGCGCAGCTCCCAACATCAAGCTGTCCCCCAACGGTTCTTCAATAATCGCCTCTACGTCGAATACCGAGCCCACCGACACCTTCGCAGGAATGTTGAGCGTTGCATGGGGAGGGGCATCGCCTGCGGTCAAAGTGGTAGATTCGGCCAAAACGTCCTGTTTGACTAACAAGAGGCGATCGGGCTGGTCGGGATCGGGCTGAAAGAAATTGCGAACCGTGTTGCTGCCCTGCAAGTGGAAATCGCCGCGCTCGGAGGCTTGAGTGCCTCTCAAGACCGTCACAATGGTGGCCTCAATGCCATCATCCACAGCTTTCCAGTCCGAAATAGTCGCTGCGTAGGTCAGACCGGGATGAGTATCCCAAAAATTCGTCAGTACCGTCTCGATCGCCTCTAGCGTCAAACCATCCCCATGGGTGAAATTGGGGCTGTAGAGGGACATCACCCTCTCCAAATCGCGATTGTTAGCCGCCTCCAATAGGGTGTCGAGGGCCTGTTGCAATTCTGCAGGAACATCGCTCGCAGCTTCTACCGCAGCCTCCAAGGAAACAGGGGGGACGCTCTCTGCCAGAGCGGGAGAGGACACCAGCGGCAGCAGACAGGCTAAACCAGTGGCGATCGCCAAAGCGCGCAGGGAATGGCTGAAAGACGTTGCGGGTGTAGACGATTGCAAAGGCTCACCTCTCTATTTCTCTGAATGCATCTTAGCAACCTCAACCACTGGACGATATGGTGCAATTGTGAAAGCCATACCGCACCGGCATGACAATTCTGCTCGTCGATCCGATCCCGAGGGAATGTTTGCCCTGCTGGAGTTGTTCGAGGTTGTATCGATAATGCCCGCAGCCCCCCCATCTCAACCGCATCTCGCGATCGCCGCCAGCGGCACTGGCGGTCACGTCTTTCCCGCACTTGCCGTGGCGGAATGTCTGCCAGATTGGGAGATCTCGTGGTTGGGCGTACCCGATCGCCTCGAAAGGCAATTAATTGGAGATCGCTATCCCCTCCACACGATCGCGATGTCGGGCTTGCAAGGACGACCGGGATTGAGCTGGCTCAAAGCCCTCTGGCAATTGGGGGGCGCAGTTCTAGACCTGCGTCGGCTATTGCGACAGGGGCAGTTTGCCGGGGTATTTACCACAGGCGGCTATATTGCCGCTCCCGCCATCTTGGCAGCACGATCGCTGGGGCTACCGGTGATTCTGCACGAATCCAACGCCCTTCCCGGCAAAGTCACCCGCTGGCTCGCCCCTTGGTGTACGTCGGTGGCATTGGGGGTACCAGAAGCAGAACACTATCTGCCCAAAAGTGTCACAAAGGTCGTGGGCAATCCGGTGCGCGATCGGTTTCGCCAACCTCAACCGCTCGATTTACCCATTCCCGACAACGCTCCTTTGATTGTGGTGACTGGCGGCAGCCAGGGGGCGCGCGGGCTCAATCGGTTAGTGGTGGAAGCAGCGCCTGCGTGGATCGAGCGGGGAGCTTGGATCGTCCATCAAACTGGGGAATTGGATGCGACAGCCATTGCTGAATTGGCACCCCAATCGTCTCAATATCTGCACTTTCCGTTTTGGCAAGACATGGCAGCCCTCTATCAGCGAGCCACATTTGCTATCTGCCGCGCGGGGGCCATGACCTTAGCCGAACTGGGGGCAACCCAGACTCCGGCCATCTTGGTGCCCTATCCCTACGCAGCCGAAGATCATCAGTATGTGAATGCGATCGCCTTTGCCCGCAGCGGTGCTGCCGTCGTCCGCCGCGAAGCCGACCTCACCCCCCAAACACTGGCAGATCTAGGCTCTCAATGGTTGAAGAAGCCCGCAGAGATCGCCGCCATGAGGAAAATGCTAAAGTTCGAGGGCGATCGCAGTGCCAGTGCAGCCACAGCCCAGTTGATTCGCGAGACAATGGCAGGCAGCTCAGATCGTGGGAAAAGCTCCACAGCATGAGTCCGATCGAATCCCGCGATAAGATTCTAGAATTCAACCCCAGCGATCGCCCATGAAGCAAGTGGACTGGCAACCCGGCAAACCCTATGACGACATCCTGTATCACAAGGCTGATGGCATGGCGAAAGTCACCATCAACCGTCCCCACAAGCGCAATGCTTTTACCCCCAAAACGGTCTTCGAGATGTACGATGCCTTCTGCGATGCGCGGGAAGATCGCAGCATTGGCGTTATTTTTCTCACGGGAGCAGGACCCCATACCGACGGCAAATACGCCTTTTGTTCGGGGGGCGATCAGAGCGTGCGGGGTAAAGCGGGCTACGTGGGGGATGACGGCGTACCCCGTTTGAACGTATTGGATTTGCAGCGGTTAATTCGGTCAATGCCGAAAGTGACGATCGCGTTAGTGGCGGGATACGCGATCGGGGGCGGACACGTGTTGCACTTGCTCTGCGATCTCACCATCGCTGCCGATAACGCCATCTTCGGCCAAACGGGTCCCAAAGTCGGTAGTTTTGACGGCGGCTTTGGGGCCAGCTACCTCGCCCGCATTGTCGGTCAGAAAAAAGCCCGCGAAATCTGGTTTCTCTGTCGTCAATACAGTGCCGAACAGGCGTTGCAAATGGGGTTAGTCAATACGGTCGTACCGGTCGAGCAACTGGAAGCGGAAGGAATTCAATGGGCGCAGGAAATCTTGAATAAGAGTCCGCTGGCAATCCGCTGTTTGAAAGCTGCACTGAATGCCGACTGCGACGGTCAGGCAGGACTTCAGGAGCTAGCAGGTAATGCCACGCTGCTCTATTACATGAATGAAGAAGGCAGCGAGGGCAAGCAAGCCTTTCTGGAAAAGCGCCCGCCCGATTTCCGCCAATTTCCCTGGTTGCCCTGACAGTAGAACGGTAAATATTCTCTTGACCGTTCTAAATCTCCGAATTAGAGTTGGTATTATTAATGCACTAACGTTGCAACGATCGCCTCAGGTCAATCCGTGAACAATTTTCGATTTAACTTTTGGTTTGTGGAGGGCACCTGAGCTAAGTTGCTGCAATCAGTCATGCTTCAGGTGGACCCAACGCACATTTGCTTGGGTCTTTTCAGTTTTTAAGAGAGGGAATTCTCCGTGACTTCAGCCGATACGACAAACATTCGAGACGGCGATCGCCGATTTTTTAGCGGCTTCTGCTTTTGGTTCGGACACAGGTCCGGGTAGACAGTCGCACGCTTGCACCCACTGCCCGGACCCCTGCGGTACCGGGCTTTTTTATTGCTAAACCTGCAGATTCACCATCCAATATCCAGAGGCTTTACCATGAAAGACGCTCGATTGACCCGCAAACAAACCCCCAGCCACACCTCCGCGATCGCCATTACCGATCGCCTCGCCATCGGCACAGAAGCCATCACCCTCATTGCCGGTCCCTGCGCGATCGAAAGTCGCGAGCAAATGGAGGCTGTCGCCGCCCACCTAGCTCCCAGCCCGATCCAAATGCTGCGGGGGGGAGCCTTCAAGCCCCGCACTTCGCCCTATAGCTTCCAAGGCTTGGGGCGAGCGGGCTTAGAGATTATGCGCGATGTAGGACGAGCCTACGACATGCCGGTGGTGACCGAGGTGATGGCGGTCGAACAGGTGGAGGCGATCGCCGATTGTGCCGATATGCTGCAAATTGGCAGCCGCAATATGCAAAATTTCGACTTGCTTAAGGCGGTGGGCCAGATCGAGAAACCGGTGCTGCTCAAACGCGGTCTGGCCGCCACGCTAGAAGAATTTGTCATGGCCGCCGAATATATTATGAGCAGCGGCAACCCCAATGTTGTCCTGTGCGAACGAGGCATCCGCAGTTTCGATACCTATACTCGCAATGTTTTAGACCTCGGGGCTGTGGTTGCCCTCAAACAACTCACTCACCTGCCCGTCATTGCCGATCCCTCCCATGCCGCCGGTCGTCGCGAGCTGGTGGCCTCCCTCTCCAAAGCGGCGATCGCCTGTGGAGCCGACGGCCTGATCGTAGAATGCCACCCCGAGCCCGATCGCTCTGTCTCCGATGCTCGCCAAGCCCTATCTCTCGATGCTATGACTGCCCTGGCTGACAGTTTGCCTGCGATCGCTGCTGCTGTTGGCAGAACCTTACCGGCTACTTCTGCTCCCTTGCCCGTGGCCGTTTGATGCCACCAGCCAGGTAATCTCAATTAAACTCGAAAAAATTATTCAGTAATATTACGGAGTCTTTGACATTTCCTTACACCATCTTTATAGTGGTTACCACGGTTCTATGTCAGGCGTATAGAAGGAGCGCGCAGGAGTAACCTCTAGATGGGAACAACTGCTTTACTCGAACTTCAAGAATCTTATGCGCGTACACGTAGATCCGCCCCTAAATAGAGGGGGCATAATCTACCCATTGCCACTCATTGGAGTTAAACAGCTATGGACTTCGATCTCATCAAAGCAGTTGTGCAATACGCCCTCGGCTCTGAGTCTTTGGCCCCTTCTGAGGCCGCTGCCGTCAGGGCTGCCATTCAGTCTGACTCCAACAAGCAGCGGGCAGACCTCCTGGTAGAAATGCTGAACCTGAACTCTCAATTACACTAAATCTGTCAATATTCAATTTTAACTCGTGTCGATCGAGTGGTTGCTCGGCCCGTCTTCAAAGATTTAACTGAATCGATGCGTCTGGCGTTGTCCGCTGCTGTTATTGAGTAGCGGGCATTGTTCTTTCAGAGCGATCGCCCCGCCACAGTTCGAGATCTATCTCGTCCTGTCTGGTGGCGATTAGACTGGGACTGGTGCGTTTGAGAGGTTGTGATGGTATTGATTGATAATCGAGGGCGATTGTTCGGCAAGGTCAGCATTATCGATCTTGGGGCTGTTCTCATCGTGGCGATCGCGGTGGCAGCCGTGTTTCTGTTTCCGGGCAATCAGGCTGCGTCGGTAGTATCGGGAAACCGATCCACTCAGGCGGTAGAGGTGGATATAATGGCCCGCCGGGTGAGCTTGCGATCGATGGATATCTTCGAGCCGGGGAGTAGGGCCAATCTGATTATTCGCAATCAGCCCTATGGCCAAGTGGAGGTGATGGGGGTGGAAGATGTCAGCCGCAAAGTGCCGGTGGTGTTGCCCAATGGCGAGATTCAGCGGTTGGCAGAGGAAGCCTATAGTGCGGATATTGTACTGACGATAGCGGGCAATGCTTCCATTACCGATGATGGCGTGGTGTTGGGCAATAGCAAGGTGAAGGTTGGCGTGCCGATTGAAATTGAAACGTTTGACTATTTGGTTCGAGGCAGCGTCATGGACGTGCGCATTTTAGACGCTAGTTAGCGGCAGACTTCTCGAACGAGGGCACTGCTGATGCTGGGAAAGAGCGAATTGAGTTCTTGCGGGGTCAGTGCCCCATTGCAAACATTATTGCGAATGTGCCAGCGATCGAGGGCTGCTTGCGAGAGTTGACCGCTGCCAGAGGGGGTTGTGCCACCTGGGCTTGCGGGTGGCAGGGGTTCGAAGTCAATTGCGAGATCGTCAGTTTCTATCGGGGCTTCGGGGACGATGGGGGGTAATTCTTCCTCGGCTGTTGGAGCTGTGCGGGTGATGGGGGTTGATGCTTCTTCTACCGGAGGGGATGCGGCTGGTGGAGTGGAGACTGGGGGCGCGGAGGGAGCCAAGCGTCCGGGGTCGTCGGTTGGGATGTTGCGAGAGCGCCGGATTATCTCTGCTCGGGCGGCGGGCAGGGTGAAAAGGGCGATCGCGCCTCCCACTAGCAAGGCTTTGAACAATTGGCTTCTGACTGGCCTACTCATCAACTCCAACATTTAAACATCCTCGCAACCATCTCAATTATTCCCCACACCTTAGCGCTTGCCCAGTTAGGGTTGGTGGCGATCGGTAAACGCGAGGGATCTGAGGGCGATCGTTACGAAGTTTGTTTTTTGAGCAATTTTAAAGTTGAGAAATCTCAGCACAAGTGTTACCGAACAAGTCTGAGCTTCAGATATCTGAGTATTTTTACATAAAAGCATTAGCTCATTGCTAAAAAGCAAACATCGCTCCGTATTCCTAATGATGCTACTACGATCGCATGAGTGATATTTTCGGTCTAATGTCCTGACTTCCTGTCAAAAAATATCATCAATCCAGGGGCAAGTAATTTTTTCTGGACTTCATTAGATTGCCACAATCAATAGAGCGCGAACCATCATGCCTTCCAATCAAACCTTTCTCTCTATAAACACAAGCGTCGATACCTCTGTGAGCAATGGAGGTATTTTCTTTCCAAGTGGCGACCCAATCGAATTCGAGCTGGAACCAGCATTAGACGGAAGATTAGTTTTTGATTTTGATGCTATTGAAGTCACTAACGTTGGAGGGCCTATTTCAATCAGTGCCGTCTCGCTTAACAGTCAGTTTTTTCCCGATAGAACAGGCTTAGTCATTCTTCGTGGCGGTACTGCAAACGACACTTTAACTGGCTCTTTAGAAGTTCCTACTCTATTAGTAGGAGGTCAAGGTGATGATGTATTGTCGAACGGCAATGGTGAGGTTTTTCTCAACGGCTCTGTAATCATAACTGATGGCTCAGTTACTGATGGTATAGAGACTGATACTCTTTCCAATGTGACTGTGATTCTTGTTACGACATCTGACAGTGCAGATAATACTCATAGTGCATCTGGCGTTACTGCAGAGCTTGAAACCTTAATTACAGACAATGGTGGTGGAAATGATGAATTTTTAGGATCGCCTAATAGTGACGCATTTTTTGCTGGCGATGGCAATGACACTCTAAAGGGGGAAGGTGGAAACGATAACTTGCAAGGCCAAGGCGGTGCAGACCTCCTTGTGGGTGGAGAAGGAAATGACTTCTTTCGAGGTGGAAGTGAAAATGACACACTGGACGGAGGAGATGGCAATGACTTTATCGTTGGGGAAGAAGGTGACGACAGCATTATTGGTGGTGATGGTGACGACGATATCTTTGGAGAAAGTGGCAGTGATAGAATTTTTGGAGGTCTAGGAAAAGACAGTATATCAGCTGGTGAAGGCGATAACTATGTTGATGTTGGTGAAGGGAATAATGATGACGATGTCTTTGCCCTTGATGGTAATGATACTGTTTTAGGCAATCACGGTAACAATCGAATTTTTGTTAACGGTGGTGATAATCTAGTTGAAGGTCGTGATGGAAAGGATGATATTTTTGCTAGTGGTGTAGGCCAAAACACGCTGATTGGAGGCAATGGTAGTGACTTTATCGTTGCATTTGATGGTGACGATATGCTTTTTGGAGACAGTCAGTTTGGGGAAACTAGTGACGATGGTGACGATTCAATCAGAGCAAATGGTGGAAATGATACCATCAAAACTGGAGGAGGAAATGATGATGTTCTTGCAGGTGATGGAGACGATCGTATCGATCTGGGAAGTGGAGACGATACTGTTACCTTAGATCGAGGTAATGACACAGTATTTGGTGGCAGTGGAGACGATCTTCTTTTTGCTAGTCTTTCGTTTGAAGGGGATCGCGACAGATTCTTTGCAGGCGATGGCAACGATACAGTCTTTGCCGGTGTTGGATCTGAAATTATTCGAGGTAATGGAGGAGACGACTCACTAAGAGGAAGAGGAGGAGAAGATCGAATTTTTGGTGGTAGTGGAAACGATACGATTGAAGGATTCGATCGCGATCTCATTCTCGATGGCGGCAGGGGAAACGACGAAATTAGCACCTCAGGAGGTTCCGAAGAGATTCGAGGCGGATCTGGGAACGATACGCTCGTCGTTGACGAGGAATTTATTCGTTATGAATTGACCGATGATGTACTAGCATTGACGACTATATCGGGTGAAATTCTAACCAGTGATTTGTCGGGAGTTGAAAATGCTCGTCTGACTCTCAGCCAATTTGCTGCAATCAACGGAACCTTCGATATTTCGCAATTTAGTGGCGAAGTCACGTTAATTGGTAGTTCTGGAGATGATGTCTTTACAGATGGGGAAGGTAGCGATGTACTCGATGGTGGAGGTGGCATCGATCTGCTTTACCACGAGTCAAATGAGAATCAGTATCTCCTTGATGGGGAATTGATTAGTGGGGATACAATCAACCAACTGATCGATATCGAACAGGTTCAGTTGTCGGGTGGCGCAAGAGGGAATCTTTTAGACGCTTCTGAATTTACTGTCTCAGGTGTAACCCTCAGTGGCGGAGGGGGAGCTGACACGCTAGTAGGAAGTAGTCAAGACGATCGCCTAGAAGGAGGCGAAGGTAGAGACTACCTAGAAGTTTCTGGCACTACAGATTTTGTCCTGACTGATGATGCTTTAGCGATAGGAGTTGTAGAGCCTATCGAGAACCTACTCGATCTGAGAGAACTTCCTGAGGCAACTCCACTGGCAACGATCGCCGAACGGGACGAGCTGGAGAGTATCGAACGAATTCGGATTACTATAGATAGTGAAGCGGATAGCGACACAGGCGACGAGCCTGGTTCGATTGTTAATGCCTCTGCATTCACTACCGGCAACGTGACGATTGAGGGCGGTCTCGGTCGAGATTTACTCATTGGTGGCCAGCGGGCTGATAACTTGAGCGGCGGTGCAAATAACGACACATTGAGCGGAGGATTGGGGGCTGACATAATCAATGGTGGCGAAGGTATAGATCGCGTTATTGAGGAGGCCGACGTCAATTTCCATTTGTTTAGTGATGCAGTTGATGGCTTCTTGATAGGAGTTGGCCGCGACAGACTCATCGGAGTTGAAGAAGTCTATCTAACTGGTGGCGAAAGTAATAATCGCCTTTTTGCCAGAGCCTTTAGCGGCAGAGTTTCTTTAAATGGTCTCGAAGGAAATGACACTCTAAGCGGTACAGTTAACAACGATGAATTATTTGGCGGAGAGGGTGAAGATCTTTTATTCGGTAATGGTGGAAACGATACCATTGAGGGAGGGGATAATGACGATATCATCCGGGGAGGTGGAGGTCTAGATACTATCTTTGGAGATGATGGAAATGACGTAATTGATGGCGGGGCTGACCTCGATATCATTTTTGGTGGCGATGGAAACGACGAAATTTCTGGTGGTTCTCACGCAGATAGGATCTTTGGCGATCGCACTGGAGGCATGGGCTTAGGAGATGACGAATCTGAAGCTGGCGCTGGTGAAGACCTTCTAAGAGGTGAAAGTGGAGACGACTTTATCTTCGGTGGTCAATTAAATGATGAAATCATTGGGGGCCTTGGCGTAGATATTATCGATGGAGGTACTGGTAACGATCTATTATTTGTCGAATCTAGGCTTGGATTTAATGCAGAACTTCTCGACACTCAATTCACATTCTCACTTACCTTTGACCAGATAGTTGGTGGTATTTTAACTACTTTCCGTAACACAGCATATGGAGGAGATGGTAGTGACACCATCGTCGGTGGAGGTGGCAATGATACTCTATTTGGCGATCGCAATTATTTAGATGACCAAACCGAAGATACACTCGAAGAAGGATCTGGGCGAGATTTTCTTTTCGGCGGAGTTGGTAACGATAGTCTAATTGGTGGAAATGATGCAGATTTTCTATATGGAGAAATAGGTAGAGATACCTTAATCGGAGGCTCAGGAAGAGACACTTTGATTGGTGGAAGTAATGACGACTTCCTTGTTGGAGGCTCCCATAGTGACACCCTTATTGGAGGGGGTGGGATGGATATCCTACAAGGTGATGATGGAAATGACTTATTAATCAATGGGAATTTCTTTGGAAACGATCCTTTAAACGATAGCAATATCATACATGGAGGCAAGGGCGAAGATACACTCCGAGCAATTGGTAGAAGTTTTATAATGGATCGTCCATTGGAGGCGTTTGTCGATATCCTTGTAGGAGGTGAGGATGGAGATACTTTTGAATTAATAGAGTCTTCTTCAGTTGAAGGTCGTTTATACGATCAATCAAGAACTGCAATCATACAAGATTTTAATCCTGCTGAGGGAGATAGAATTCAATTATCGGGCTCTAAAGGATCGTTTGCATTAGATCCATTCACGAATGGGGATGGAAGTCTATCAGGGGTTGATATTCTATACGAGACAAATTTGTTTGGATCTATCTCCCTGCCAGCAATATTTGAGATCGACAATGGTATTCCTACAGGCCATGTTTTAGTTGCTCGACTCTTTAATTTAGATGGAGTGCTTGATGATTTTTCACTACAGAGTAGTGCATTGACATTTGTCGGTGTGTGATTATAGTCCAGTAAAAAGAGGGGCTACTTCACGGTTGTATTTCGATAAATACTCTCGATAATTAGTCCCCCCCGTCCCTGTATCTACTCCCACTTTCGACAGTTGCTGTACGGCCAGTCCCAAATGTCCCTGGTGAAAGCGACGCTTTTGCTCATCGTAATCAGCCAATTGCTCTAACAAGGGCTTGGCAAATCCGTGACGTTTGAGAGCCTCAATTCGCTCCGTCCGAGTCTCTCCAGCAGCGCGATCGCATAATTGCTCGAAAAAATACACCAGATTGTAGTCGCGATAGCGCTCGAACCACTCCCCCACCCGATCGCCATAGCGACGCTCGAACTCCAGCTCAGCCGGATGCAAATTCCCCGCGCGATCGCGAGTGCCGCCCCGCCAATAAGGCTCCCCCACCCCACTCATAATTTCGAGGCGGCGAAATTGGACCGATTGAAAGCCGCTGGTGGGGCCAATGCTAGACCGAAATTCCACAAAAGCGCGCATCGTGCCCAGAGTAGGCATAGCCCGATTGGCAATGGCGTAGAGGTCGAGGACGCGACGAAAAAAATAGCAAGCTTCAGTCGTATCGCTGATAATTGGATCGCCCGAATCTTGCAGAGCAGCAGCGATCGCCTCTAAAGTCCGCTCCAAATCCAGAATCGCTTGGTGAAAAGCCAACTCGCAAATCTGATGAACCGCGATAAATAGATCTTCATCCCGCGATGCCGTCACCGGCTGCTTG is from Synechococcus sp. PCC 7336 and encodes:
- a CDS encoding calcium-binding protein, giving the protein MPSNQTFLSINTSVDTSVSNGGIFFPSGDPIEFELEPALDGRLVFDFDAIEVTNVGGPISISAVSLNSQFFPDRTGLVILRGGTANDTLTGSLEVPTLLVGGQGDDVLSNGNGEVFLNGSVIITDGSVTDGIETDTLSNVTVILVTTSDSADNTHSASGVTAELETLITDNGGGNDEFLGSPNSDAFFAGDGNDTLKGEGGNDNLQGQGGADLLVGGEGNDFFRGGSENDTLDGGDGNDFIVGEEGDDSIIGGDGDDDIFGESGSDRIFGGLGKDSISAGEGDNYVDVGEGNNDDDVFALDGNDTVLGNHGNNRIFVNGGDNLVEGRDGKDDIFASGVGQNTLIGGNGSDFIVAFDGDDMLFGDSQFGETSDDGDDSIRANGGNDTIKTGGGNDDVLAGDGDDRIDLGSGDDTVTLDRGNDTVFGGSGDDLLFASLSFEGDRDRFFAGDGNDTVFAGVGSEIIRGNGGDDSLRGRGGEDRIFGGSGNDTIEGFDRDLILDGGRGNDEISTSGGSEEIRGGSGNDTLVVDEEFIRYELTDDVLALTTISGEILTSDLSGVENARLTLSQFAAINGTFDISQFSGEVTLIGSSGDDVFTDGEGSDVLDGGGGIDLLYHESNENQYLLDGELISGDTINQLIDIEQVQLSGGARGNLLDASEFTVSGVTLSGGGGADTLVGSSQDDRLEGGEGRDYLEVSGTTDFVLTDDALAIGVVEPIENLLDLRELPEATPLATIAERDELESIERIRITIDSEADSDTGDEPGSIVNASAFTTGNVTIEGGLGRDLLIGGQRADNLSGGANNDTLSGGLGADIINGGEGIDRVIEEADVNFHLFSDAVDGFLIGVGRDRLIGVEEVYLTGGESNNRLFARAFSGRVSLNGLEGNDTLSGTVNNDELFGGEGEDLLFGNGGNDTIEGGDNDDIIRGGGGLDTIFGDDGNDVIDGGADLDIIFGGDGNDEISGGSHADRIFGDRTGGMGLGDDESEAGAGEDLLRGESGDDFIFGGQLNDEIIGGLGVDIIDGGTGNDLLFVESRLGFNAELLDTQFTFSLTFDQIVGGILTTFRNTAYGGDGSDTIVGGGGNDTLFGDRNYLDDQTEDTLEEGSGRDFLFGGVGNDSLIGGNDADFLYGEIGRDTLIGGSGRDTLIGGSNDDFLVGGSHSDTLIGGGGMDILQGDDGNDLLINGNFFGNDPLNDSNIIHGGKGEDTLRAIGRSFIMDRPLEAFVDILVGGEDGDTFELIESSSVEGRLYDQSRTAIIQDFNPAEGDRIQLSGSKGSFALDPFTNGDGSLSGVDILYETNLFGSISLPAIFEIDNGIPTGHVLVARLFNLDGVLDDFSLQSSALTFVGV
- a CDS encoding tryptophan 2,3-dioxygenase family protein; translation: MPIPQSFQPLPPIDPERDISQNHYWSYHGLDRLLQCKQPVTASRDEDLFIAVHQICELAFHQAILDLERTLEAIAAALQDSGDPIISDTTEACYFFRRVLDLYAIANRAMPTLGTMRAFVEFRSSIGPTSGFQSVQFRRLEIMSGVGEPYWRGGTRDRAGNLHPAELEFERRYGDRVGEWFERYRDYNLVYFFEQLCDRAAGETRTERIEALKRHGFAKPLLEQLADYDEQKRRFHQGHLGLAVQQLSKVGVDTGTGGTNYREYLSKYNREVAPLFTGL